A genome region from Sphingobacteriaceae bacterium GW460-11-11-14-LB5 includes the following:
- a CDS encoding hemolysin: MDLPTVCLFLNLELSAILPTNVVLVALQEPDTTSVGWRLFFALFLVLLNGFFVAAEFAIVKVRASQIEIKAKTGSRVGKMAKGIIHNLDGYLAATQLGITLASLGLGWVGEGVMHTIFKNLFDSLEWGLSEASIQTASTIVAFSLITIMHIVFGELAPKSFAIQRPVATTLFVSIPLQLFYVVFRPFIWTLNSLAAIILKPFGIDTSSGHESLHSTEELQYLLDQGKESGALDNNEHELIKNVFDFNERVVKNIMVPRTKISGIELTSPKEEVIDTIIKEGYSRLPVYDDIMDKIVGIIHAKDILPLVAAGNQHWTLNDIIRKPYFVTETKKINDLMSELQSNRIQIAIVLDEFGGTAGMVTLEDIVEELVGEIQDEYDEEKPLVEKVSDNEFIVNAFATVYDVNEHLPHDLPEDEDFDTIGGLVSHVFERIPEVGESNESYGYLFTILKKTEQNIETIKLELVINKADMVDNH; encoded by the coding sequence ATGGATTTACCCACGGTCTGTTTGTTTTTAAATTTAGAGCTAAGTGCAATCCTGCCCACAAACGTAGTTTTGGTTGCTTTACAAGAACCTGATACCACTTCTGTAGGCTGGCGATTATTCTTTGCATTATTTTTGGTGTTACTTAACGGATTTTTTGTTGCAGCAGAGTTTGCAATTGTAAAAGTTCGGGCATCACAAATTGAAATTAAAGCAAAAACGGGCAGTCGGGTAGGCAAAATGGCCAAAGGGATTATTCATAATCTCGATGGATATCTGGCCGCCACACAGCTTGGTATAACGCTTGCATCACTTGGCTTAGGTTGGGTAGGTGAAGGCGTTATGCATACTATTTTCAAAAATCTTTTCGATAGTTTGGAGTGGGGTTTAAGCGAAGCTTCTATCCAGACCGCATCTACCATTGTTGCTTTCTCGCTCATTACCATTATGCACATTGTATTTGGCGAACTGGCACCAAAATCTTTTGCTATCCAAAGACCTGTAGCGACAACGTTATTCGTTTCAATACCACTTCAGTTATTTTATGTGGTATTTAGACCATTCATTTGGACGCTAAATAGCCTTGCTGCGATTATCCTTAAACCATTCGGAATTGATACTTCCAGCGGACATGAATCGCTGCATAGTACCGAAGAACTTCAGTATTTATTAGACCAGGGTAAAGAAAGTGGTGCATTAGATAATAACGAACATGAGCTGATTAAAAACGTATTCGATTTTAATGAGCGCGTAGTGAAGAATATCATGGTTCCCCGGACTAAGATTTCGGGTATTGAATTAACTTCTCCAAAAGAAGAAGTGATTGATACGATTATTAAAGAGGGCTATTCCCGCTTGCCGGTTTACGATGATATTATGGATAAAATTGTAGGAATTATCCATGCAAAAGATATTTTACCATTGGTTGCCGCAGGTAACCAGCACTGGACCTTAAACGATATCATCAGAAAACCATATTTCGTTACAGAAACAAAGAAAATCAACGATCTGATGAGCGAACTGCAAAGTAACCGCATACAGATTGCTATTGTATTGGACGAGTTTGGCGGTACAGCAGGTATGGTTACCTTAGAAGATATAGTTGAAGAACTTGTAGGAGAAATCCAGGATGAATACGATGAGGAAAAACCACTGGTAGAAAAAGTGTCTGACAATGAGTTTATCGTAAATGCGTTCGCTACTGTATATGATGTGAATGAACATTTGCCTCACGATTTACCAGAGGATGAAGATTTCGATACCATTGGCGGATTGGTTTCTCACGTTTTTGAACGTATCCCTGAGGTCGGCGAAAGCAACGAATCATATGGTTATCTGTTTACTATCCTTAAGAAGACAGAGCAGAATATCGAAACAATCAAGTTAGAATTGGTGATCAATAAAGCAGATATGGTTGATAATCATTAA
- a CDS encoding acetyl-CoA carboxylase biotin carboxyl carrier protein subunit codes for MYKVKVNDQFLFEIEHNESALLVNGDPVQLDLSTMSNRNTHVLYQNKSFNTEIVELNKADKTCKVKVNGNIYQISIEDQFDVLLKQLGLDNLTANKVSEIKAPMPGLVLKVLVEENAEVKKGDNLLVLEAMKMENILKSSTDGVVKKVLIKQGDKVEKNQILIQFK; via the coding sequence ATGTATAAAGTAAAAGTAAACGACCAGTTTTTATTCGAAATTGAACATAACGAATCGGCCTTGCTGGTAAATGGAGATCCGGTTCAGCTTGATTTAAGTACGATGAGTAATCGCAATACTCATGTTTTATATCAGAATAAATCTTTTAATACCGAAATCGTTGAGCTGAACAAAGCAGATAAAACCTGTAAAGTAAAAGTAAACGGTAATATCTACCAGATTAGCATCGAAGATCAGTTTGATGTTTTGTTAAAACAACTCGGCCTCGATAATTTAACGGCTAATAAAGTTTCAGAAATTAAAGCCCCGATGCCTGGTTTGGTACTAAAGGTTTTGGTTGAAGAAAATGCCGAGGTAAAGAAAGGGGATAATTTACTGGTGCTGGAAGCCATGAAAATGGAAAACATCCTAAAATCATCAACTGATGGCGTAGTAAAGAAAGTTTTGATTAAACAGGGCGATAAGGTGGAGAAGAATCAGATTTTGATTCAGTTTAAATAA
- a CDS encoding 16S rRNA (uracil(1498)-N(3))-methyltransferase, translating into MHIFYTPDITQNTYTLNEEESKHCVRVLRLTVGSIVNLVDGKGGFYTAEITSDNPKKVSLSILKVEREFHKRNHYLHIAVAPTKNIDRIEWFLEKATELGIDEITPIITDRSERRVVKEDRLIKVITSAVKQSIKAYHPKLNDAISYDAFLKESFDGEKLIAHCIDNGEKEYISKLVAPHQKYLILIGPEGDFTPDEVNLALNKGFKALTLGDNRLRTETAALSVCFEINYLNR; encoded by the coding sequence ATGCATATTTTTTACACGCCAGATATAACCCAAAATACCTATACACTTAACGAAGAAGAGAGTAAACACTGCGTGAGGGTCCTTCGCCTGACCGTAGGCTCGATTGTTAACCTCGTTGATGGGAAAGGTGGTTTTTATACAGCTGAAATCACTTCCGATAATCCAAAAAAAGTTTCTTTAAGCATTTTAAAAGTAGAAAGGGAGTTTCATAAAAGAAACCATTACCTGCATATTGCTGTCGCACCAACCAAAAATATCGACCGTATCGAATGGTTTTTAGAGAAAGCAACAGAGCTGGGGATTGATGAAATTACACCAATTATTACCGATCGATCGGAGCGCAGGGTAGTTAAAGAAGACCGCCTCATTAAGGTGATCACTTCTGCAGTAAAACAGTCAATTAAAGCTTATCATCCCAAATTAAATGATGCTATTTCTTATGATGCTTTTTTAAAAGAATCATTTGATGGTGAAAAACTAATAGCGCATTGTATCGATAACGGAGAGAAAGAATATATATCCAAATTAGTAGCTCCACATCAAAAATATTTAATTCTTATTGGTCCGGAAGGAGATTTCACACCTGATGAAGTTAATTTAGCTTTGAACAAAGGCTTTAAAGCATTAACTTTAGGTGATAACAGGTTGCGCACAGAAACGGCTGCTTTATCTGTTTGTTTTGAAATCAATTACCTTAACCGATAA